A stretch of Leptotrichia sp. oral taxon 215 str. W9775 DNA encodes these proteins:
- the cysK gene encoding cysteine synthase A, with protein sequence MIYENILELIGNTPVVKLNLEKDENIADVYVKLEKYNLGGSVKDRAALGMIEAAEKEGKLQPGGTIVEPTSGNTGIALSLIGKLKGYKVIIIMPDTASVERRDFIKAFGAELILTEGAKGMKGAIAEAEKIVAENPGYFLPQQFENPANPQKHYETTAVEILNDFPVLDAFVAGIGTAGTLVGVGRKLKEERPETKVIGVEPIKSAVVSGGQPGKHVIQGIGAGFVPGNYDGNVVDEIIQVTDEDALAYGLKASKENGLFVGISSGAAIAAAYQLAKKLGKGKKVLAIAPDGGEKYLSVAAYK encoded by the coding sequence ATGATTTACGAAAACATTTTAGAATTAATTGGAAATACACCGGTTGTAAAACTTAATCTTGAAAAGGATGAGAACATCGCCGATGTGTATGTAAAACTTGAAAAGTACAATCTTGGTGGAAGTGTGAAAGACCGTGCGGCTCTAGGGATGATAGAAGCTGCAGAAAAGGAAGGGAAATTACAGCCTGGAGGAACAATAGTTGAACCTACTTCAGGAAATACCGGGATTGCATTATCATTAATCGGAAAACTTAAAGGATATAAAGTCATAATAATAATGCCTGATACAGCGAGTGTTGAAAGAAGGGATTTTATAAAAGCTTTTGGAGCAGAACTTATACTGACTGAAGGGGCAAAAGGAATGAAAGGTGCCATTGCTGAAGCAGAAAAAATAGTTGCTGAAAATCCTGGATATTTCCTGCCGCAGCAGTTTGAAAATCCTGCAAACCCACAGAAACACTATGAAACTACTGCAGTTGAAATATTAAATGATTTTCCAGTTTTAGATGCTTTTGTTGCTGGAATAGGTACTGCAGGGACTCTTGTAGGAGTAGGAAGAAAGCTTAAGGAAGAAAGACCTGAAACTAAAGTGATTGGAGTTGAACCTATAAAATCAGCAGTTGTTTCTGGTGGACAGCCTGGAAAACACGTTATTCAAGGAATTGGAGCAGGATTTGTTCCAGGTAACTATGACGGAAACGTTGTTGATGAGATAATACAGGTTACTGATGAAGATGCACTGGCTTACGGATTGAAGGCTTCCAAGGAAAATGGACTTTTTGTTGGAATTTCTTCAGGAGCGGCAATTGCCGCTGCATATCAGCTTGCAAAAAAACTTGGAAAAGGTAAAAAAGTGCTAGCTATAGCTCCGGACGGAGGAGAAAAATATCTTTCAGTAGCAGCATACAAATAA
- a CDS encoding MazG nucleotide pyrophosphohydrolase domain-containing protein, producing MAENNKDMTLKEIQFLIKHIEKGSLKDIEDIRSEEEKKENSRRLVLKLIEEFGELAENIRKNLRYNGENIKGTIEEELFDIFYYIIAIANDYNIDLEEIFHIKDKINKEKYERSFSLEEARKEYEKNTK from the coding sequence TTGGCTGAAAATAATAAAGACATGACATTAAAAGAGATACAGTTTCTTATAAAACATATTGAGAAGGGAAGCCTTAAGGATATAGAAGATATCCGGAGTGAAGAAGAAAAAAAGGAAAATTCCCGGAGACTTGTGTTGAAACTGATTGAAGAGTTTGGAGAACTGGCTGAAAATATAAGGAAAAATCTGAGATACAATGGTGAAAATATAAAAGGAACAATAGAGGAGGAACTTTTTGACATATTCTATTATATAATTGCTATTGCAAATGATTATAATATTGACCTGGAGGAAATTTTTCATATTAAAGACAAAATAAACAAAGAAAAATATGAAAGAAGTTTTTCTCTTGAAGAGGCAAGAAAAGAGTATGAAAAGAACACTAAATAG
- the nadN gene encoding NAD nucleotidase, with the protein MKKLILLGLAAALSISAMGATKKKAPSKKALSPKTLELNVIHINDHHSHLEEEKMELVLNGKKVTVNVGGMPRMIQRITDLKKTNKNNLVLHAGDALSGTLYYTLFKGKADAALMNVGHFDLFALGNHEFDDGNLVLKNFLDDLKIPVVSANVVPDKGSILEGKWTPYMIKKIQGQDVAIVGLDVVGKTVESSSPGKDIKFYDEVETAKKMVEELQAKGINKIIFLSHAGYEKNLEIAEKVSGIDLIITGDTHYLLGEGFKEYGLKPVAEYPKKIMSPAGEPVYVAEAWSYSHLVGNMKVKFNDKGVITELKAEPTIVLGDSLFEVKNEKGEKSQLEGKEKEDVIKFINSRKDLKFVKEDPTAQKILEGYKKEKNELGKKEIGNITEEIPGGSANRIPNEKNPEGSLATTLVSEAVLHMLKNMGTGNVDMVIMNSGGTRISLVPGKISYDDAYTLLPFTSNTIYILKMNGAEIKQVIEDALHFSLDGGSSGAFPYGAAVRYEATKEGTHGTRVKKVEVLDAKTNKWVPIDETKTYTVGTNSYVAAGKDGYTTFGKITSTPGREGVNTHLGVETSFINYVKEKKAVGRPESSNVKFKF; encoded by the coding sequence ATGAAAAAATTAATTTTATTAGGACTGGCTGCAGCTTTAAGTATTTCAGCTATGGGAGCTACTAAAAAGAAAGCGCCTTCAAAAAAAGCTCTTTCACCAAAAACATTGGAACTGAATGTTATCCATATCAATGATCACCATTCACATCTTGAAGAAGAAAAAATGGAACTAGTTCTTAATGGTAAAAAAGTTACTGTTAATGTTGGTGGAATGCCAAGAATGATTCAAAGAATAACTGATTTAAAGAAAACAAATAAAAATAATCTTGTATTACATGCCGGAGATGCTCTTTCAGGTACTCTTTACTATACTTTATTTAAAGGAAAAGCTGATGCCGCTCTTATGAATGTTGGGCATTTTGACTTATTTGCTTTAGGAAACCATGAATTTGATGATGGAAATCTGGTTCTGAAAAACTTCCTTGATGATCTGAAAATACCGGTAGTTTCAGCCAATGTTGTTCCTGATAAAGGAAGCATACTGGAAGGAAAATGGACTCCTTATATGATAAAGAAAATACAGGGGCAGGATGTTGCCATTGTAGGATTGGATGTAGTAGGAAAAACAGTTGAATCTTCAAGTCCAGGAAAAGATATAAAATTCTATGATGAAGTTGAAACAGCTAAGAAAATGGTAGAAGAACTTCAGGCAAAAGGAATTAACAAAATAATCTTCCTTTCACACGCAGGATATGAGAAAAACCTTGAAATAGCTGAAAAAGTTTCAGGAATAGACCTTATTATAACAGGGGATACTCACTATCTTCTAGGGGAAGGATTCAAAGAATATGGATTGAAACCGGTTGCTGAATATCCTAAGAAAATAATGTCTCCAGCAGGGGAACCTGTATATGTTGCAGAAGCATGGAGCTACTCTCATCTGGTAGGAAATATGAAGGTTAAATTTAATGATAAAGGTGTAATAACTGAATTAAAGGCAGAACCTACAATAGTTCTTGGAGATAGCTTATTTGAAGTGAAAAACGAAAAAGGTGAAAAGAGTCAGCTTGAAGGAAAAGAAAAAGAAGATGTTATTAAATTTATAAACAGCCGTAAAGATTTAAAATTTGTAAAAGAAGATCCAACAGCTCAGAAAATTCTTGAAGGATATAAAAAGGAAAAAAATGAACTTGGTAAAAAAGAAATAGGTAATATAACAGAAGAAATACCAGGTGGATCAGCAAACAGAATACCTAATGAAAAAAATCCGGAAGGATCGCTAGCTACAACGCTTGTATCTGAAGCAGTTTTACATATGCTTAAAAATATGGGAACAGGTAATGTTGACATGGTAATAATGAACTCAGGAGGAACTAGAATTTCACTTGTGCCTGGAAAAATTTCATATGATGATGCCTATACATTACTTCCATTTACTTCAAACACAATCTATATACTGAAAATGAATGGAGCAGAAATTAAACAGGTTATAGAAGATGCGTTGCATTTTTCACTTGACGGTGGATCTTCAGGAGCATTCCCATATGGAGCGGCAGTAAGATATGAAGCAACTAAGGAAGGAACTCATGGAACGAGAGTAAAAAAAGTAGAAGTACTTGATGCAAAAACAAATAAATGGGTTCCAATAGATGAAACAAAAACTTATACTGTAGGAACAAATTCATATGTTGCAGCAGGAAAAGATGGATATACAACTTTCGGTAAAATTACTTCAACTCCTGGAAGAGAAGGAGTAAATACACATTTAGGTGTTGAAACTTCATTCATAAACTATGTTAAAGAGAAAAAAGCAGTTGGAAGACCTGAATCTTCAAATGTAAAATTCAAATTCTAA